The following is a genomic window from Bombus vancouverensis nearcticus chromosome 15, iyBomVanc1_principal, whole genome shotgun sequence.
tatttgaatttataattCCAGAGAACCACGTGCCAGAGCCGCCAGAGCCGCAAGAGCCGCAAGAGCAGGTCGTTTTCAATAAAACGCGTCAAGGTAAAGGACTTTTCGACTGGATCGGTCTAGGCACAGGACGAAATGTAGATCCATACATAGCGAAAATAAATCAAGGCTGCTTAAACGGCGACCTGGCGGAATGTTTCAAATCTCAGGCTTTGAGTTATTTCTCCGATTTCTTTGATCACTCTCATTACGACCTGAATGATTATGTAAAGGTCGTTAGAATGTCCAGGGACGTGGTACAGGAAGTCAATCGTCAGCCGTACGAATATTCTGGGGAATCAAGGTGAAATTTATTCTAAGAACGTCTACGTAGTTTCCTCTGAGATCGATACGACGCAAAATTTCTCTTTACTAATACTTTTATCATTTCAGATCTAGCGACTCTGAATGGGATCAACTGATGAAATTCGTTCTTAGAAAGGCGGAAAAATTCGTGAAAACCGTGGCTATCGAGTTACACATCCCTTCCGAAGAAACTGGAGAAAATGAAGTGTACGCTCCACGGTTTTTGGATGAAATTGCCGACGAAATTGACACTCTTGAGAATAAAAAAGACACTCTCTTCTGTGAGTCCATCTCCAACAAAAATTGTATCCCTTTTTCAGCTTCTTTACTAATTAGTACTATTACCaactattattaattttattctatttatataatattatatcattataatatcattataATACTATCTTTACGCATATCATTAATTCCATTTTTTCTCCTAACAGCCCGTcatcaattgaagaaactcctTATTCCAATGCTCATTGTACTGAAGCTCTTCAAATTGAAGTTACTCCTGTTTCTACCTCTGATCCTGGGTTTAGCGTCTTTCAAGAAATTCCTCGGTTTCTTAGCCATTGTGATACCTGGTCTAATTGGATTTTTCAAGTTGTACAAGCCACTCACGCAGAGTTATCATCCACCAGTGTATAGTCAGAGCGGTATAGCTTATCCTTATTACAAAGAAAATTCCAATAGTTATCTTTATCCTGAACAGGATGACCACCATGGTCTCGAGTATGCAAGTGGATATCACAGAGATAGCAGCGTATCTTTTGGTCAGGATCTTGCTTATCGAGGCTATCGGCAATACCAATCATAAAAACactcaatttaaaaaattgttttacattGCCTTTCTTCGCTCTCTTTCTTAATGTTAAAGGACCTGATAGTATTATGATATTTGCGTTGATTATAACCATTTCTATCTTTATATGATCGCGTTAAAGTCTTTGAGATAAGAAATTTTTGAGAAACTCTAATTCGTAAGaatttatatgtaaattttCGATATGAAAATTTACGACACAAGCTCTCTTCCTAGATTAGAAATTATATTATGCTGGGACGCGTTGCCATTGTTGAACAGCCAAGCTCTAGCTGGTGTACAAGCTCTAGCTGATCAGCCATGTTTTTGGTTATAATAGGCGAAACTTTTAATTGATCTATTAAGTTCTGTATATATTACTGAAGTGCGAATGTAGATACTTGCATGATCAATGGAAAGTACTATTCTTATGTTATACGTGTGCTATTATTTATTGTGTACGCCGTTTAAAGGTTTGTAAGTCTAgctttataatataattagttattattaataaattgaatcGTTTTCTGTACGAATTTCataatttgatattattatttataatttgataAGTATTatctataatacaaaattatatgacaataaaatagaatattgaATCGGATTTCGATATTAATGtcaacattaataaaatttcaacattaatttCGCCAAAAGTATCTACATGTCTCCATTTATGTAAAACAATTTCTCTGATAATAACGATGCTTCTGATTTTCTATTAGTCTGTAGTTGATTTGGTGTTGCATTACGATAACAATACAATGAAACGGAAATTGCAATAAAATTGGGTCATTGGACATGAAAAATGAAATCTTGACCAGAGGTGGAGCAATAATATTGTCGATTGCAGTTTTCTTAGCTAATAGGTATAGTGAAACGAAAATAATGAATAGTAGGTCGATGCGAACAAATTCATCGACTTGattcatttaatttttcaattcctTATTTTTGTACTACGTTCATGTGAATTAAtgtttacatttattataagaTTGTCAAAATTTGTTAGTTTAATCAAAGATATGGTTATCATTCTATCGATATATTTCTCAATGGAAAATCATTCGAGAGCGGTCTTGTACAACGTTCCGTAAATATCACATTACCTtgttacccctttttcttcatttctatAGTTCATCATAAGTTTTTCGAGCCGGAAGTCGCTGGAAAATAAGGTCACGACACTACCAATATCGTAAAGAAGATCAGATTCAGTTTCTGATTTTATAGATTTCGCACATTGATGTGAATTACGATGTTCTTGAGGAAGTACGAGAAACGAAGAGAAGCACGCACTTCTCATAGTTTATTGCTACTCCTCTCTTTTGAAATATCCGGGGCTATACTCATAAATAATTAACAGTCAGTCTTCAATGTCttctaaataaaaatctaaattcACGACGTTAAAGTCTACTATAAAAACTTATCAAAGTATACCTCAATTAAtcatgtaaatataaaattcaaactTCACCtacgatttcttttcttttacaaTAAATTATCTAATTTTAGATGACTAATTAAAAGATCGAATTTATTACATTAAAATCTGATATTGAAAGCTCTGTAAAGCGTAGCTCAATGAATTATTCTACGAATAAAATTTCTCTACGTTTCATCCTTCGAGTTAGCAGAAAATAGTGTGTCATCGAAAGCCATGTTAATTGTCCCatcgataatattaatttctacgTTGTCGCTTACATTACCATCCCTTCCTTAAGACACAATTTCTCTCGTTAACATTTCCAACGTATTGACGGAGAAGCAGTGGAGTTACAGTAATAATACTCCCGATCAAACGGCAAGTTCTTCCATTCGCCTCTTTCATGTCGATAGACGTTTCAGCGTGGTTCACGCGTCCCTTCCCTCTTTTCTCCGCGCGACAATCCCGTGACAAGCGCCTCGAATCGCGTGAAAATCTTGTCGCAAGGATCACGCTtgattttttctctctttctttccttcgcgTGCTTGAAAAGGAGGAACAAGCATGCACGCGGCAACCGGTTCGATGCGATTCTCACTCGCGATCCAGAGAATCGGATGGAACGGACCTGTTGACCAAGTGGCCTCATTCGATCAGAAGACCGGAAGCGGCCCGCCGTCCCCAGCTAATACACGGAAAACACGGAAAGTCATGGCGTATTGCCTGGCAAAAAGAACCGATTTTGCAAACCAGTTTGTACGAACGATGAAATCCCGCATTTCCGTTACACGTGCGACACTCGATTCCTTAGATTCTTCAGGGTGGTCGAAGATTAGCCCGAGTGTGGAGAATTAATCAGAACTAAATGTAGGTTTGACTGAATACAGTTTCTATAATCATTCAAATGTCTTTCTTCTTATGAAAACCGCGAGAGAAGAACACGGTAAGTCACACTtcccatttttcttctttttttttttacagagaAGTAATTTTAAAACTTATTTATGTCGCCAATTAATCCCACGTTACTATTCACTTTTGTCGAGTATCTTGAAAAAAAGTTGCGATCGTCGTTTCCGATCCGCTTCTGCGGTCGCAATCTCGAGTCCTGAAAGACGACAGATCCGTTCTAGTGTTGTTATAGATCTTTTCATCCGGAATTACGATCCAAGTCGCGCGTCAACCATCTGAACGCGTGAAAATGCTCCTAGTTTCACTTTTAAACTACCGACCATTGATACAGGACGACGTCGCCTATACGAATCTCCTTGATTGATATTGACGACTTGAAATCAAGGTCGTTGATGGTCTTCCGATCGAACAGTGGCTATCGTGACCTTGATACACGCATGGATTCGAAGGGGTGGCGCGGAGGGAAGCGAAATTTCCCGTACGGCACGGTCGACCGAGCCGCGGAACCAAGTTGCGCTAAATCGCCGATACGAACGGTAACGTgcgaaggaaaaaaaaatgggGGAACAAGGTTACCTGGGAGAAAGTTAACGAAACAGGTAGATATCAAAGGCGCTCGAGCAATGCAAATCGACGAGGGATCGCACGTGATCGTTCGTGATTTTTTGTTCGATTAGGCGAAGAATTAAATTCCTCTTCTGTTAGCTAGCTAGCTAGCTAGCTCTGCTCCGGAGAACGGTCCTTCGTCGATGGATTAAGATCTGCGATAGAAGATGTAGAGTGCGATATGATGTATATGTATTTACGTACGCGTTAGATGAATGAGACTTTGACACGAAAGTGTGTCTGCTTTTACCTGGTAGATTATAATTGATGTACCTTCTGGTTATTCTGGTTCGTTAGTCGAATTTCGCGAGATAGAACGCGGGGCTTTTAGCGTAATAGACGTTTCCGAAAGACAGATGTACCGGACACGATTTTCTATTAGATTGTCGTGGTTGGACTTGGCAGAGATATTAATCGATGCTGGAAATGAAATATTCCTCCGCATATCTGATGGCATTTCAACGTATAACTGTGTCGGTCTGCATTTTATCACATTGTACTTCctcttttctttacttttagTACCGAAATTTTCGTTTTACGTCTCTTATCACGATGAAATCCGTGACATGGAAACAGTATGGAGAAATTTATGACATctataaaagtatataaaatcaAACACACCATATTGGTTACAACACTCACTAGATAAAACACATCCGAATCTAGACTCTATTTCTTCATTTCTAttcataaagatataaattcgcATAAACATTCGTAGTATAGTTATTACCGGAGAAGTTTTAAGATGTAAGAATTAGCAGAATGCACGTAGGATCTAGgtgaatataaaatatctaaaacgtAGTACTCGTGATGCTATGTACTAGGTGtagacaaatatctttttatgaAAACCACTTAGGCTTAGCTATCTtgataaaaatacgaatatgCACGAATATGCAAGTAACGAAAAATATCTATTAGTATAATATGAGGCTCTAAATTGAACTTGTGGATTTCTTTGAAAACCGGTCACCCACGCCGTCTGGATGGCAAGACGGCCCCGGGTTCTGACGAATCGTCCGATTGGAATTCGATGTAACGGTCCGTATCAAAACACCTTCCGGGGACTGTGAGATCGAGTCGACGTCGAATAATCGGTTACCATATACGATTCCACGGCGGCATACTTTTCGTTGTTTTTTTAACACCGGTTGTTTCGTCGATCGGGCCTCCGGCTAGTTTAGGTTTCGTCATTTCTGAACGGTGTCCGAGTTTTCGGTGGCAGGGCGCTGAAAAATGGACAAGAAATATAGAACAACCAGTTGACGACGAGTCCAACGCAATTTCAAGTGTGTAATGTAAATTGCAGAACCAATGATACTCCAGTGGCTCGTTTTAGATTTCGTAGGTTGATCGCTGGCTTGGCAAtcgaattaaaattctattGCTGGAATTTAGTTTCACTATGTGATTTATTGAGAGGTTGACCGATTATCTTAGcgaatttgaatatttgaaagttCGGAATATTGGAAAGTTTCAAGTCCAAATGTTTGCAACAGTTAGAGTAATTGATATTTTAAGTACTTCAACATTGTAATAGTTTAATGTTTGAAAACGTGAAAACGTGAAAATTTGGACATTTGAAATACAGATGTAATTTTCGATCGATCTACTGTTCGATATCAATGCTCGTGAATAGACCACTTGTTTGCCGTTCGCGAAAACAACTTGTATTAGGAACCGTCCCCGGTTCAAGAATGAAAAGCGGATATCGTTGTTTTTCCGCATGCTTCCTTCCCTTCTCTCTGGCCGATCCGATCTCGACGAGACAAACCCAAGATGAACTCGCGATATCGCTTAGCGATCGTTCGATCTCGGCAATAACGTTAAAAACGACTAACTGTTCTTATACAAAACTATACGTTATGAGAGATGTACACGCAGAAATTCTAGCTCCAGCTTTCTAGCATAATTCTTTCGAGTCagaaaaatgttttaatatcCAGGAAAACATGTTTAATACACGCGACAAATATCTTTCATTTCtattatctatttttatataaatagaaatatatcttctatctaaaatttaatattcgaaAGTATTGTTTTAATTCCACAAAAGTTAGGTAATCgagttttttaattattaattatacctATGTGACGAGGACTTGAATTTTTCAAGGACTTTTTTAAAAACATCCAAAGTCGAAGCTTTTCTTTCTTAGGAAATCAGGTGAACAAAGTCACCTGCACAAAGTTGTACTGTCTCACGAGCACACGGGGTTCGAACTTGGCACACTTCGTCACACACGCCTTCTTCCTGGCGTAATTGTTTCTTGTTACGGCACGCGGTGCCGCGATATTTACTTTCTTTACGAGCGTAATATAACGCTGGCCCGTTGCTTTCTAGCGTGTTTTTCACCTCGATTCGAGTTCTCGCTTGCCCGTAGTCACGGAATCGCTTCCGTGCACGTGTCGCGTCATTCTTTTGTTCGTGAATTCATTTTAATTGCCGGTATAACGAATCAAGAGGAAAAGTCGGGAAAACTGACGAGAAATAAAAAGGTCGAGCCCACGAATTATACGAGTAAAGAGTCCGTGAAATGGCATTGATAAATCGTGTTTTCCCCGCCAGTTCCGACTTCAACAGTTGTTTACGCATCCTACGTGCGTGTTCTACGCTCTCTGCCCGAAAAATCAGTAGGTGAAAAGATGATGAGCGATAATGATCGTTAGCCGAATACCATTTACATCCGGAAAATGATTATGTTTTCAGATTTCCTCCGATATATCCTGATCCATAAATTCATATTCAAGAACAATATATTCAAGCAGCGTGCAGTAATCCCAAGTTAACGTTCAAACGACTCAAATTACCACCCGGTTAGCATCCGAATCTTCTCATGTCAAATTCATCCCTCGAATCTTCTACTAACACTTCCTCAAACCTATGAATATATAATCCATAAATTATGATCCATAAattaatattgaaaaaaaaacaGTTCAAGTACCATAGCCAAGTTAGCGTTCAAGTGATCTAAAGTATCACCCAAGTAGCATTCGAGCATCATAGATCAAACTCAGCCCTAACATACTCTACCAACAACCAAGATTCCAATAACTATCATACACTATAAacattattatcaatattgGACAAACTCATCAATAGCTCGACGCGAAAGATCGTGATCGAGACGTTACTGATAGCATCGACGGATCGTGTCGCAGTTATTGCGCCCGCAAGCGGCTGCTCATTCGGCCGCTGGCGTGAGTGCTCCACATCCGTGACACGGTTCTCGCGGTGGGTCGTGGCTGGTCCCTACGCGTCCAGGAATCTGCGCGTTTGTGTACGTAAAACGGCAACAAACGACTCGACGGCGGTCGATCTCCGTCGATGGCGTATCCGAAGGTGTCCGGCAAAGGGGGAACCAGTTTGCGGATAAGCGAGCCCTCGCCTTGGGATCTCTCGGGTCGGTGCTCTTTTCAGCGAGATCGAGTCGCGTAGAAGGAGGTAGTTCGTGCACGATGGATCCCACCACCTGGTACCGTGTCGACCAGTCAGCCAGCCAGCTCGTATCAAAGGCAAAAGTGGGCACCACCCGCCCCCGTGTGTGTTGTAGGTTTCCGCGCCTCCCGTAGGAAGGTGGTGCTTGTGTACCACGTTTTCGCATACGCAACTTCGGCCTGTCGTCTAGGTATATAAAGTGGTTGGGGCGCGACGATAGGTTCAGAATACTCGCTACGCTCGATCCACGCATCGGGTGACACCACACCGTCAAGGGACACCTCTGCCCAGCGATAAGCTCAAACAGGAAGGGACAGGCAAGAGGTGCCGTCTCTCGGTAGCGTGGCCTCGACTCCCAGCTTCCGTTCTCCTAATCGGACGATCGAAACATTGGTGGGTACCTTCATTCCGGTCATCTGTACCTTTTTGTTTGTTTCTTTATCGTTAACTAAGCAACTAGTTTTATTCCTCTGTGATTTTTGTCTCTCTGTTTTGAACTTTCGTGAGAGTCCTATATTCCGGCGAATACAGTTACGTTGTTCGCCTTACTTCGAGTCAATGATgtagttaattaataatttagaaaCATTCTTCTAGAGTCAAATTTAGAATTCATTGCTTGTCAAACTCAACAAACAGAATCACCACTGTCAAAGAAGAATCGAATTACTATTTATAACTAAATTGTACGCGTTTTTACAGAAAAACAAGATGAAGATTATTCTGCTATTGTTGCCGATCTCGTGGCTGGCTATGTGCCTGGCGACACCATTGGAGAAGCTCGACAAGATTAGCGTGCTCGAGCAGCAGTCTGTGACGCTAACGGATCGGGCCAAGTACGAGGAGGAATTGCTTCGAAAGCTTAACTCCAAGTGCTCGCAAAACGACATGAGCAGCTGCGTGATGTTGAAGTTGGTTACCTACATGAACAAGCTACTGAAGAAGGCGTCGATCGAGCTGACAGACGATATCGAGATCAGAAAAACCAGCCAAGCCTCCGAGGAGGTGATTACGTTCGAAGCTGGCAGAAGCAACGACGATGAGTCTGAGGTCCTCGACCTTGTCGCCAACAAGGTGTATGCGTTCATCAAGTCTAGAAGTATCAAATGGAGAATTCTACCGGAAGATGACGTAGTTGTTTCCGCTTCGGAGGATGAGAACGGATCGTTGAATCTTGGCTTGTCCATCGAAAGGGCGGACAATATTCCAGTGCAGGATGGTAATAATA
Proteins encoded in this region:
- the Osi2 gene encoding DUF1676 domain-containing protein Osi2; translation: MRLVQLLVTHGLVLLLTLLVPCLSVTFEDGTSYERSEARENHVPEPPEPQEPQEQVVFNKTRQGKGLFDWIGLGTGRNVDPYIAKINQGCLNGDLAECFKSQALSYFSDFFDHSHYDLNDYVKVVRMSRDVVQEVNRQPYEYSGESRSSDSEWDQLMKFVLRKAEKFVKTVAIELHIPSEETGENEVYAPRFLDEIADEIDTLENKKDTLFSRHQLKKLLIPMLIVLKLFKLKLLLFLPLILGLASFKKFLGFLAIVIPGLIGFFKLYKPLTQSYHPPVYSQSGIAYPYYKENSNSYLYPEQDDHHGLEYASGYHRDSSVSFGQDLAYRGYRQYQS